accaagtgccaacttgacttagatctcaatgttaaagtggtggatcaaaaggtatatcgttccatgattggatccttgctttacctttgtgcatctagaccggacatcatgttgagtgtgggaatttgtgcacagtttcaagccacacctaaggaaagtcactatgtggccgtcaaacgaatctttcgatatttggctcataccctaaactttggcttatggtacccaagaggatcaaacttcaagcttgtagggtactcggattccgattgggcgggagacaaagtgaataggaagtccacttccggagggtgccaattccttggttgctctttggtaagttggtcttccaaaaagcaaagttgtgtgtctctcttgtccaccaaagcggagtatgtggcggccagtagttgttgtgcacaactcttatggatgaggcaaactttaaaggattacggtgtcacttgtgacaaagtgcctctttgatgtgacaatgaaagtgccatcaagatctctctcaacccggtgcaacacttcaagacgaagcatattgagatccggtgtcacttcatccaggatcacattaggcgaggagagattgagctcaactacgtcaacactcatgataaccttgcagatatcttcacgaagcccttggatgaagcaagatttcgcgagttaagtcatgagctaaatatcatcgattcgagcaatgttgcttgaacccttgcacaccccaccatactcaacgtgttgtcctatttagatgtaggcatggacatagggggagtgatgttccctcaatgaactctccctccccccattatgcataaatcaatcaagtctttcacattagccatgtttgatggtacttgtgcttcaaagatgagttttggtcatggacccaaggataattcttcatggtgccataccaattgactcaaaaataggtggctacggccaccgccctctcttttggagaggtggtgtctttctagttttgtgtgttgcgtggtcttgtggtgtcgtgttggctcggagtggtttgtgcaaagatccagtttttcgtgcgctcgaaacgtgcatcttcttgagcccacggtactaccgcatctgagcgcggtactaccgctttgggaggcacggtactaccgcgccacagcacggtactaccactctggtgcggtactTCGGAAGCACCGTGCCATGCGGTACTACCATGTCtgggcatggtactaccgcgccgtcaAGGGCGcatgggggttatgactcgggcaggggagttccaactccccatacccattcattgtctctctctccacgtctctccctctcaagaacggcgctggaggccctcgccggatctccgtctccggccactctcctcggattccgaccggtgggatcgttccccaccactttttcttgccatggaccaaggtttttccccaaatccctctttttcttggttgttctcttgcttctaggtttttggggagaaacttgtcgttcttgagattttaggccaaatctatgcaagagtaggatgtaggagagtcatgATGCATAGGAAACATACTTGATATgctgtcttgtggtagctttgtccaaccgtagtaccgccgtggtttcgcgggcttattcagatttgaacctattcagatctgacgcggtgcggtactaccgtgcccaatgtgcggtactaccgctcttgcggtactaccgcccgtcaggtgcggtactaccgttctgtgcggtactaccgctctgcagacgcggtactaccgcgccggccgtggcgctaaggtcgtactaccgctcctacacccGGTACTACCGTGATCTTGCACGGTACTGCCGCGTCTAAGAGCCGTACTACTATCTTAGCTCCGCATcacttggcagtactaccgtagggatcaaatctctctctaggcatttatcatgtgtgctttctgcttgtttcacttgcattgttgtggtctttgcattaacctctcttggctgttgtgggtgtttttgcgttctatgtctcaggtggtggctctcgccgttccaatcccaatcgtgacactggctccaagcgtctgcgcaacccccaagatgaagccccagagggctccaatgcccccaagcgcaatgtcaagaccactgccagcaagcaaaaagaaccgactaagggcatggacgagatgtcAACCACTGAGTATGTCGAACGCCGGAAGATCAATGcctatgtgaatcctcgggctatcctcagaggcaccgagttgttctggaccaagcaacaggctctcatctatctggatgtgatcaagaacaagcagaataccttcgtggatgtcaagtggatagacatgcatcacctgtggaaggacaagtttcgtgactattttggagaggctctggacttggtggagcagtttgctattgagccggtgatctcctttcaccttgactatgaccctgagctcatctgtcagttctttgcctcagtgtactttcatcTCGGGGAGGAGcgaaggatgacctggatgaccaatggccgtcagctgtctgctacatggaaagagttcatggatctgctgcacattcctgatgacgggcttcacacccccgttggcattcgcccccatgccaactctgagtctgccaacaagaaccagcttcagcccttccttgttgagaaggtactccccaatggcaagtcatcTTGGGTGTTAAACTCCTTTCTGGATACCATGCAttgcatcttccgcaacactctgttcccacgcattggcgacaaggacaaggtacatgcatatctagtgaacatgttgctcttgtgtgcagaggcatgttcttctcagactcagccacttgatgtctcacacatcatgtggtgtgagcttcggtttgcggtgttcactcgcaaggtacctatctatggaccgtacctgtttctgctgctctccaccacttgggagaagacgtatccaggtgatgagttccttgctccagactggattcgccatgagtccatcagcctccgcgtcaagcccaactgggccaacaccactacccgtgTTGAGGCATCTTCTGCTAGAAGGGCTGCTGGTGAGGGGGAGGCTGCTGCtgctgagactgttgctgaggaccatgctgctaggtccaccacttcttcctctgagccgtcatgggccaagaagctgaaggacaagatgaagactatcttttgcatgcaggcgaagggacagtacagggctcacgtggctgacaaggagagtcgccgccgtaacaagaaggtgatgaggctctttggagaggatgtgtctggcgggtctgatgacgtcatcacacctgaggctgcctggatgtcaaagcagggctacaagtggaccaATTCAGAGGATGACCTCGAGGAGACtatccccgccgctgagtctgacgaggagcacgaggagcagtgggacgatttctctgcctgagccaccccgtgtgtgtaggtgtcctctctgcctttttggcgtctcgatgccaaagagggagagagtgtagggatttgcgttgtgtcgtgcttggtgtgtttgtttgctttgtcgtttggacctcgtttgcttttgtttgcttTGTCGTGCTTGGACCtatccttcatatggtgtaagacatatgcactctatctatcttagttatctcttgtttgtactatcttgtctagtgataCATATGCCTTGTCtttataatatagggggagctctgttcctagtattcatgctcatctaggtggcacacatttagggggagcccgtctatattatagagaggaggtctttgcatttacttaatagtattttctttgtgcaaatcccgttttgtcatcaatccaccaaaaagggggagattgtaaggacatatttatccctaagtgttttggtgattgatgacaacgcatttgcggactaatcgtgtgccatgagtattccagacacttctttgctaggcacaagacgattgggtgcccctcgaagactgacgaagacggcgtcttttctacgtttctttttggtggatttgagtcataggaaagccgtactattaagagggggttcgcattggaaaggtttgggtggaatcatcacgtacacgtctccttttatccccttcttcttccttggagcttcttCTGTTTTCCTGCCTCATGTGACTGGCTGCTgttgtggttgcggtagtactgctcctggatcaacggtagtaccgtaggcatccacggtagtaccgcgtggtggcgcggtagtaccactggtgcccacggtagtaccgctcccctggagccgcactgctgctgcccaccaggctagtgccgcccctttgcggtagtaggagcggatgtaattttttacatccacacctGTCGCGAtagtaccgctttcgccgtgcggtagtaccacgctatgcggtcaggcagtagtaccgcccctcggcagtactactgtgtcgggtttttgctacttccgttttttgcgaaagtaggcacggaagtttcccttccccctggctgggacttttgccttgcggtagtaccgcatggggggcgtggtagtaccgcgcgtgcggaagtaccgcccccagcttcTGTGCGTCTGTTTCTGTGCTGGGGTCGCGGCAGTACCatgggtcggtacggtagtaccgcacagccgtgcggtagtaccgcttggttgcaagcaatAGTACCgcacggccttgcggtagtaccgctggccaggcgcggtagtaccgctggccgcgggctggttggtgggtaacggttggatcttttccacacactatataaggggtctccttcttccccattgacttacctcttccatcattaaagctccattattgctccaagctccattttcgcccgatctcactccctagccaaccaaacttgttgatttgctcgggagtggttgagaaggccccgatctacacttccaccaagagatatttgattcccccctactaatcccttgcggatcttgttactcttggatgttTGAGCATCCtaaacggttgaggtcacctcaaagccatagtccattgtggtgaagcttcatggtgtcgttgggagcctccaattgagttgtggagattgccccaacctcatttgtaaaggttcgatcgccgcctccaagggcaccaatagtggaatcacggcatctcgcattgtgtgagggcgtgaggagattacggtggccctagtggcttcttggggagcattgtgcctccacaccgctccaatgaagacgtacttcctctcaaagggaaggaacttcggcaacacatcctcgtctccaccatctccactcttggttatctcatgcctttacttgtgtagcttatttgtttcatatatcttgcttgcttatgttcctattcgtgttgcatcatatatgttgctcatctagttgcatatctagacaacctaatttgatgcaaagtttaaattgctaaagaaaagctaaaaattgttaNNNNNNNNNNNNNNNNNNNNNNNNNNNNNNNNNNNNNNNNNNNNNNNNNNNNNNNNNNNNNNNNNNNNNNNNNNNNNNNNNNNNNNNNNNNNNNNNNNNNNNNNNNNNNNNNNNNNNNNNNNNNNNNNNNNNNNNNNNNNNNNNNNNNNNNNNNNNNNNNNNNNNNNNNNNNNNNNNNNNNNNNNNNNNNNNNNNNNNNNNNNNNNNNNNNNNNNNNNNNNNNNNNNNNNNNNNNNNNNNNNNNNNNNNNNNNNNNNNNNNNNNNNNNNNNNNNNNNNNNNNNNNNNNNNNNNNNNNNNNNNNNNNNNNNNNNNNNNNNNNNNNNNNNNNNNNNNNNNNNNNNNNNNNNNNNNNNNNNNNNNNNNNNNNNNNNNNNNNNNNNNNNNNNNNNNNNNNNNNNNNNNNNNNNNNNNNNNNNNNNNNNNNNNNNNNNNNNNNNNNNNNNNNNNNNNNNNNNNNNNNNNNNNNNNNNNNNNNNNNNNNNNNNNNNNNNNNNNNNNNNNNNNNNNNNNNNNNNNNNNNNNNNNNNNNNNNNNNNNNNNNATCCCGGTACTCGTCGTACCTCCGCTTGTGCCCAGCATCCCCCTCTTCCCAAGCGCGGGACATGGCCAGGGGGGAGGTCGCGGGGAGGCGGCAGAGGGGCCGGAGAGTGGGAAGGGGGAGTGGTCGCGGTGGGGAGCGACAAAACGGCAGGCTGGGTCGGGGGCGGCGGGGTGGGGGGCAGGACAAAGAGGGAATCCGTAGGGTAGCCAAATAGCAAGCGCGGGTGTGGAGGGCCTAGGGCAAGGAACTGGCCCAAATACCGTGGACCGGCCCAACAGGCCCAGCCCCCCGGGCACGTCCAGAGAGCGGCGAACCGGGCAGGCCACCAGGGAGTTGATCGCATCACATGAGACTGCAGTCAAGGCCCTCAGGGAGTTGAATGCCTCCCAGCAGATGGAGAAGGATCAGATTATTGACTAAAATTCTGATCTCTACGACAAGGTACTCAAGCTAAATGAGCAGAAGAATCAATTAGTCCACAAGACGGATCGGCTGAAGAAGAACATCAAGCTCCTGAGGGCTGAGAGGACTCATCTGAAGACGGAGAAAGCCCACTTCAAAAGAGAGGGCCAAAGCCATAGAACAAGCTACACCACATGAATTTAATTCTTCATACAGAGACGTGAGGTAGTTTGTGTAGTTGAACTAGTAGTACTGTTGGTGGAGTTTGTGAATTACTGACCTTTTGTGAAGTTGAAGCTAGTTGCTGCATATATGGCATGGTttaaaaaaaatcttcaaaaaaacGCAAAAGAGTTGCGTTTCATTGCATTGAACAGGAAGACATCAGGGGTACAACCTCCAGAAAGGAGggacacacacgcgcgcacacgcacacacacacacggccGTCCTCACCAAGTGACTACAACTAGGTGAGGAGGTGCCCTCAACTACAGACATGCAACGACATTAGGCCTCGCCCAGCCTTGCCTCCAGCCAAAATGGCGAAGCACCGAGactcggagcaacagggcaggagcAACAGGGCAGCATCACTGCCATTGCTAGGCACTTCCAGGGACGGATGCAGCTTCAGGACCGCCCAAGCCGACGTACCTCGCACCCATGTGCCTAGAGAGTCGGCGGGTGAAAAGTAGGGCCTGATTGGAACTGGTGTAGCATTCAtcggggagcgccggcgcaggcaaaCATTGCGACCTGCTCCTTGTGTAGCAGTCTACGCCAGAGCGATGCATCGCCAACCACTATCTGCCGCATCAAGTACTCCACTTGCAGCCAAAACAGCGCCATCAAGAGGGGAACGACATTGAGACGCCGCCGCTGCCCGGTCCGGGAGGCCGGACCTAGGATTTCTCCCGGTGCTCGAGGAGGAGGTCTGGCCAGGGTCATGCCAACGCCTCCAAGGAGGTGACGGCACCCTCGGGCGTCGCCGTTGACAACGCAGGTCGTCGCCGCGCGGGTATTTCACCCCGACCCAAGGACGAAGACCTCAGATGCAATGGTAGACCGGGAATGGCGAAGAACCGTCGGAGAAGACCAACACACATGGGGGAAGCCTAGAAACGTTGTCGTCGTAGGAGTGAGCACTGACCAGCGCAGCTCCAACAGGCCGACCACCGCCGGGAGCGCGTCCAGCAGGCGGCAGCAGCCAcctgcaccgcgccgccgccgcgctggcccgcagcctccgccaccaggATCCGCCGGGGCACAGCGGAGCATCAACCGTCAAGGTCGCCGCGCGCGTGCTTACTAACCCAGCGGCAACCGCCGGCAGCGGCCGGGAGGGgtgggaggagggagaggggtgggTGGGGGCAGAGTGATTGTCGCCGGCCTGGGCGGGCTCGTGCGGCCCAGATCTGGGCGCCCTCAACTCCGCCGCACGCATCAGCGGCCGGCGGCCACCATGGCAGCGCCACCGCGCACGCAGTCCACGCCATCTCGACCTCCCCGCGAGCAGACGGCCGCCCACCGCGCCACCGCGCGCTCCCACTGCTCCAGCACGCCCAGCAGCAGCGCGCAAGCACACGAACGAGGGCCCCGCCGCCGCTGTCCACCGGTGAGGGCTTTGCCCGCCGGCaacctccggcgacggcgagggaaGGGAGGGGAAGGAGGGAAGcctgggcggcggctagggtttcgcctCCCGAGTCGCCCCTGGGAGCGACGCGAGGGCTCGCGGGGGGAGGGGGAACCTGGGAGCAACACAGAATTATCTCTTTGGCCAGCCTCTGACTGCAATGGCAATGGCCTGGTTTAAAATTGCTGCATATAATTTTTTATTACCAAAAAATATAATTGCTGGTGTTGGCAGACAAGGTACGCTGGTGTTGGCAGACAAGGTACGCTGGTGTTGGCAGACAAGGTACGCTATAGCTAAATAGCTAACAAGGACTTATTGCTAGCATTGGCCACGTGACATGACATCAGTACTCAAAATACTGCTGATGTGTTCCCCAACGCCACCAGTAAAAAAAATCACTAGTACCATATTGGTGGCCTTGGAGCCGTACGTCAGCAAGGCAATTTCGGCACGCCATAGCTAGACTTCTCCGCACTAGTGGAGAAGGGGTGGCGGCAACTGGTGAATAAGGAATGGCCTGGCTTCTTCCCTGATCCCCTGGCCCCCTTCTATTGGGCATAGATTGTGACGCTGGCGAGGAGCCAAAAGCCCTTCTGTGTCGCGGATATGAGTGATCGGAGCCCGTGGTGGTGGATGTCGTCGTGTCAGCGACGAATGCATAGATGGTGTCGGTGCTGGCGAGGAGACCGGGTGCAGGGCCTTGTTTGCACGCACACCCAAGAAAGCAAGCCCTATCATTTCTCTCTTTCTACTTCGACCCCTCTCTGCTCTTAGATGGCGACTCCACGTACAGGGCGAGGGTGGCGGTGAGCCAACAACTACGGAACATAGGCTAAACGGCGCCTCCATAGCCAAACGGAGATCAAGGTCGCCATGCATCACATGTCACGTCACTCACCAGCTGGCCTCTATAGAAGTGCCGCCCTACATCACAACCCGCCTCTCATTCGCGAAGAGATAAGCGAGCAAGTGAGGGGCGGTTTGCGGGCCCCGCGAGACACAATGTGCATTGCGAGTGACCGGCACAATTCCTAGTCGGTCGCCTCGCATGAATCATTTTGCTTGCAAGTATATGCACCTAATCAGTTCATCCATCAACATAATTGATGAAGAGAGACGGACAATATATTTCAACACAACAAGTCGCAACAGACTTCAAAGGTACACTTGTGCGACAAGCACCAGGGGTGATGAAGCACCTGCTAGAAGCGACCTAATTGAAGTGGCATATGACAAAGGTGCCCTTTTTCTGCGCGCGAGGGGGTGCCGGTGCTGGCTGCTGTGGGGCGCGGGAGGTGGTGCCGGGCTCGGCCTGGGCTTGTTCAGGACGCGGGCATTTGCCGCGGATCTGGTTGGTGCTGCCGCCGTCGGGTCGTTCCAGATCTGGGCAGGCATCGGCGTTTCTACGGCCTCCCTCTCGCCACTCTGCGTTCTGCGCCGGTGGTGCCTGCTGCCGGCTTTGGGCCGGGCCAGCTTGTTCGGGGATAGAGGTGGAGGGGGTCCCGGGCTCTACGGCGACGGCACTTGTGGCCTACTTCTCCTGGTGTCGTGGGggtcctcctctcccctcccggggCCTGCTACGGCGGCCAGAGGTGACCCAGTCTTTGGACCTTGAGGCaaggcttggtgtctggctccgggtGAAATCCTTGCACAGACCTCTGGTTGGTGCCGGTGATGCGCGGCGCCTTTTGGTGTCGTTCCCCCTGTTGGGGCGTCGCCGAGGAGTCCAGTCCATCAAAATCCCTCGAGTTCAGTGTCTCCGGGCAAACGCTCATGATCTGGTATTGCTAGATCGGGCGACGACGGCATCATGTACGTCGctacctccttggaggcgtcatctTGAAGACCTGTGGGTGGTGACCAACGGCTCATGTGGTTGACGGCGGAGTGTGCCTGATGACGGCGGTGGTGCGGCGGCCTTTGGGGTCGGCGGTGGTTCCTTGTCTCTCTTCTTCGGCGGTGTTCGTACTCGGGTGCACTTTGGTGTGTCTCTGCTTGGCGATGCCCTGCGTCTTTGCCGGTGGCACACAGGTGCCGTGACGTCGTCTCGGTCTCGCCTGGCCTTTCGAATGTACCCCCGACACAGGTGGTGTCATGGCGTTGTACTTTCTCGGCTGTGCGGTGCCTTTTGATTGCGTCGACGACGCAGTGCCGTGGTTTGGTCTGCTAGGCGATGCCCTTCGACTACGCCGGTGACACAGGCTCCGTGGCGTCGTCTCGGCCCCGCGTGACCCTTCGAATGCGCCCCATGACACAGGTGGTGTCGCGGCGTTGTGCAGTCTCGGATGCGCGGAGCCTTTCGATTGCGTTCATGATGCAGTGTCGTGGTTTTNNNNNNNNNNNNNNNNNNNNNNNNNNNNNNNNNNNNNNNNNNNNNNNNNNNNNNNNNNNNNNNNNNNNNNNNNNNNNNNNNNNNNNNNNNNNNNNNNNNNNNNNNNNNNNNNNNNNNNNNNNNNNNNNNNNNNNNNNNNNNNNNNNNNNNNNNNNNNNNNNNNNNNNNNNNNNNNNNNNNNNNNNNNNNNNNNNNNNNNNNNNNNNNNNNNNNNNNNNNNNNNNNNNNNNNNNNNNNNNNNNNNNNNNNNNNNNNNNNNNNNNNNNNNNNNNNNNNNNNNNNaaaattaaaaaaaaagattcCAACCATGGGGTCAAAAAATGAGAAAATTCAGGGAATCAGGGAAGGCGTTTACATCCAGTGCATTCCAGAGGACGCCGACCTTCAACATTCTAATTTTAGAGCTCAACTGTGGCCCAAAACCGAGAGAGATCCTATTCTTGGCTGAGCACATTGACCTCCACAAAAGGCACGGTGACAAtgctcctcctacccgatcacatcCCCTCCACAGGGATCGCATTCTTCTTGCAAGACGAGTGCGATGGCAATCTGTGACCAGGATCTCGCAGCAAGGGAGGAGAACTCCTCGTCCATGCTGCCATTGCATGTGCAAGGAGTCTTCTGGATTGTACAGAGCAGAGAGGTTGGAGATCTCGTGGTGGGCACGAGGAGGAGGTTCGGTTGAGAGGCACATGCATTGGGGAATTCGGGCCGTGAAATGCTTTTCATGCTTCAGGCCTGAGAAGAAGACGTCGCCGAGGAGGACGGCATCGGGGGAGGTCGCCACCTCCCCCGTCGCAAATGCCGCCGTCTCGACGCGATCTGGAGCACCCCTCATGGAATCTGGTAAGGGCCAAGGAGGATTCGTTTTGTACCATTTGTCAAATCCATCTTGCTGGCATGCTTGTCCCTGTAATGCATGTTGAATTCTGATAATAATGCATGATGGATCACAGTGGTATTTAAATATGGACCACAGAATATTGTAGCAGACTGTTTGAATTTCGTCGAGAGCAAAACTAAGATCCTTCAAATAAGCACAAAATGGAGTTCTCGCTAAAAAATACTGAAAACTCACCTTGCAGAGGGTCTGAAACATGGGCAATCATCATCCGAAATAAGAGCAAACGGTGAACCTGCCGAAAGGTCTAGCATGGCCAAAAATGCAAGAGCATTCACATACCGTGAGTTAGCGACAGCCACCAAGAACTTCCGCTCCGACTACCTTCTGGGAGAGGGGGGCTTTGGCAGGGTCTACAAGGGACAGCTTGAAAATGGCCAGGTATATACAGGAACAACCCAATGACAAACATTCTTCGGATAGTCCTACTGACATGTAACAATCTGCTAATTTTGCTTCAATTATCTTTCTGATGCATGATCAGATTGTAGCTGTCAAACAACTAGACCTGAACGGATTTCAAGGCAACCGCGAGTTCCTGGTTGAAGTCTTGATGCTCAGCCTCTTACACCATCCAAACCTGGTCAGCTTGGTAGGCTATTGCGCAGACGGAGATCAACGGCTACTGGTGTACGAGTACATGGCCCTAGGTTCACTTGCAGACCACCTGCTTGGTAAGCGCTAGTCTTTTCTTCATTAATACATTCAAACTTGACAACATCCAAATTACACTACGTACAATGAAAATCTAGATTCTTATTGATCATGAATTAACATCTATGCATCATTTTGAACTTAAAAATCATGTGAAACAAATTATTATTTTTTGCGGACATGTGAAATGTATTCAGGCAACAGTATAGCATCACTTTCAAGTGCTGTCACCGTTAGCACATTTGATTACTAGATACATTAAAAACTTATAAGTTGAACTGTTGTTGTCGCAGATATCACTACTGATCAAACACCACTAAGTTGGCATATAAGGATGAAGATAGCCCACGGAACCGCTAAGGGTCTCGAATACCTCCATGAGAAGGCTAACCCGCCGGTCATCTACCGGGATCTCAAGTCCCCCAACATCCTTCTTGACGAGGAATACAACCCTAAACTCTCAGACTTCGGGCTCGCAAAGCTTGGGCCTGTTGGGGAAAAGACACACGTCTCAACTCGAGTGATGGGCACATATGGGTACTGtgctccagaatatataaaaacagGCCAGCTAACTATCAAGACTGATGTGTACAGTTTTGGGATATTCCTACTTGAGTTGATCACAGGAAGAAAAGCTGTCGATTCAACTAAACCAGCAAGTGATCAAATCTTGGTTAACTGGGTATGCACCTTTTGTTCCTATAtgctctcttttttttgcgaataTTGTTCCTATATGCTTCTTCCCCATACATAATGCTTAGTTAGGAATAATTTCAAAAAAGATGCTTGCGACAAGATTTCTTTCAGACAGTTGAGCTAAATTCATGTTTGATCAACAGGCAATGCCCATTATCAGAGATAGGAGGAGGTACCATGAGTTAGTAGACCCTCTTCTTAGAGGTGAATACCCAGAAAAAGACTTGAGCCAGGCTGTGGCTGTGGCGGCAATGTGCCTACATGAGGAAGACTCTGTGCGGCCATACATGAGTGACGCTGTTGTCGCATTGGGATTCCTTGCAGAAGTTCCTGCTAGCTGTGAAGAGAAACCTAGTATCGCGCCCCAAAAGAAGCAGGCTGAAGATCCCCCATTATCTGATGGAACTCAGCAAGATAAGAGCACATTCGATCGTCAAAGAGTTGTTGCTCAGGCCATCGAGTGGGGCGCCATGAGGCAAAAACAGAAAGCTCAAACTCAAGGAAAGACAACTGATTCTCAGTGCATTACAGATCCTACTGAAGCTAACAGGGTGTAAAAAGCCCATGAAAACCATGTGCAAAGTTTTTTAGGCTCCCTTGACTT
The sequence above is a segment of the Triticum dicoccoides isolate Atlit2015 ecotype Zavitan chromosome 1A, WEW_v2.0, whole genome shotgun sequence genome. Coding sequences within it:
- the LOC119362873 gene encoding probable serine/threonine-protein kinase PBL25, whose amino-acid sequence is MHWGIRAVKCFSCFRPEKKTSPRRTASGEVATSPVANAAVSTRSGAPLMESEGLKHGQSSSEIRANGEPAERSSMAKNARAFTYRELATATKNFRSDYLLGEGGFGRVYKGQLENGQIVAVKQLDLNGFQGNREFLVEVLMLSLLHHPNLVSLVGYCADGDQRLLVYEYMALGSLADHLLDITTDQTPLSWHIRMKIAHGTAKGLEYLHEKANPPVIYRDLKSPNILLDEEYNPKLSDFGLAKLGPVGEKTHVSTRVMGTYGYCAPEYIKTGQLTIKTDVYSFGIFLLELITGRKAVDSTKPASDQILVNWAMPIIRDRRRYHELVDPLLRGEYPEKDLSQAVAVAAMCLHEEDSVRPYMSDAVVALGFLAEVPASCEEKPSIAPQKKQAEDPPLSDGTQQDKSTFDRQRVVAQAIEWGAMRQKQKAQTQGKTTDSQCITDPTEANRV